The following coding sequences are from one Oncorhynchus clarkii lewisi isolate Uvic-CL-2024 chromosome 20, UVic_Ocla_1.0, whole genome shotgun sequence window:
- the LOC139376053 gene encoding E3 ubiquitin-protein ligase TRIM63-like isoform X2, with amino-acid sequence MNKSLGYSHSTKQDSNMDSLEKQLICPICLEMFTKPVVILPCQHNLCRKCAQDIFQASNPYLSTRGTTVSSGGRFRCPSCRHEVVLDRHGVYGLQRNLLVENIIDMYKQEQESSSKPEPEPAKCDQPMCEEHEGEKINIYCVTCGVPTCSLCKVFGAHKDCDVAPLNTVFNKQKTELTDCIAMLVGNNDRIQGIMSQLDETCKTVEENGRRQKSKVCESFDHLYAVLEERKGDMTLKINAEQQEKLDYINSLMRKYREHLENMAKIVETGIQTMEESEMATFLQTAKPLLQKLIAGTNISHLDKVERGYDNMDHYTANFERERRVLLTIDFVKDVEDDEEFEDGEEEVELRRMTGATRTDVSPSAAGPSVVKANPPQPQQQTAPPPLPQRPIETLGVMATLANPQGPVRATTPVQFPSLTPTPTATAQASPVHFPTTTPVQFPNTNLVNFPSAEPPTQMTSDAASSQQNTDDKDGPKHVFSFSWLNNQK; translated from the exons ATGAATAAATCTCTGGGGTATTCACATTCCACAAAGCAAGACAGCAACATGGACAGCTTGGAGAAACAGCTTATTTGCCCCATCTGTTTGGAGATGTTTACCAAACCGGTGGTGATTCTCCCTTGTCAACACAACCTTTGTCGAAAATGTGCCCAAGATATTTTCCAG GCCTCAAACCCTTATCTATCGACCAGAGGAACCACGGTATCTTCAGGGGGACGTTTCCGCTGCCCGTCCTGCAGACATGAGGTGGTCCTGGACAGACATGGAGTCTATGGCCTGCAGAGGAACCTGCTGGTGGAGAATATCATTGACATGTACAAACAAGAACAGGAGTCCTCAAG caagcctgagcctgagcctgccaAGTGTGACCAGCCCATGTGTGAGGAGCATGAGGGTGAGAAGATCAACATCTACTGTGTGACGTGTGGTGTGCCCACCTGCTCTCTCTGCAAGGTGTTCGGAGCCCACAAAGACTGTGATGTGGCCCCACTCAACACTGTATTCAATAAGCAAAAG actgAGTTGACTGACTGTATAGCCATGCTAGTGGGGAACAACGACAGGATTCAAGGCATCATGAGTCAACTGGATGAGACCTGTAAGACAGTTGAG GAGAATGGCCGGAGGCAGAAATCCAAAGTGTGTGAAAGTTTCGATCACCTTTATGCCGTCCTGGAGGAGCGGAAAGGAGACATGACCCTGAAGATCAACGCAGAGCAACAGGAGAAACTGGACTATATAAACAGCCTCATGAGGAAGTATAGAGAGCACCTGGAGAACATGGCAAAGATTGTGGAGACAGGGATACAGACAATGGAGGAGTCAGAGATGGCTACTTTCCTGCAG ACTGCAAAGCCTCTTCTACAAAA GCTCATTGCAGGCACTAAcatctcccacctggacaaagtgGAGCGTGGCTATGACAACATGGATCACTACACAGCTAACTTTGAGCGGGAGAGGAGGGTACTGCTCACTATAGACTTTGTGAAAG ATGTTGAAGACGATGAAGAATTTGAAGATGGAGAAGAGGAAGTAGAATTGAGGCGGATGACAGGGGCGACCCGTACAGATGTCTCCCCCTCTGCTGCAGGGCCCTCTGTCGTTAAGGCCAACCCTCCACAGCCCCAGCAGCAGACAGCACCCCCACCACTTCCTCAGAGACCTATTGAGACCCTAGGTGTCATGGCTACCCTGGCCAACCCACAGGGCCCCGTCCGTGCCACAACCCCAGTACAATTCCCATCCCTAACCCCAACACCAACTGCCACCGCACAGGCCAGCCCAGTCCACTTCCCAACCACAACCCCTGTTCAGTTCCCAAACACAAATCTGGTTAACTTCCCATCAGCAGAGCCACCGACACAG
- the LOC139376053 gene encoding E3 ubiquitin-protein ligase TRIM63-like isoform X1, with translation MNKSLGYSHSTKQDSNMDSLEKQLICPICLEMFTKPVVILPCQHNLCRKCAQDIFQASNPYLSTRGTTVSSGGRFRCPSCRHEVVLDRHGVYGLQRNLLVENIIDMYKQEQESSSSKPEPEPAKCDQPMCEEHEGEKINIYCVTCGVPTCSLCKVFGAHKDCDVAPLNTVFNKQKTELTDCIAMLVGNNDRIQGIMSQLDETCKTVEENGRRQKSKVCESFDHLYAVLEERKGDMTLKINAEQQEKLDYINSLMRKYREHLENMAKIVETGIQTMEESEMATFLQTAKPLLQKLIAGTNISHLDKVERGYDNMDHYTANFERERRVLLTIDFVKDVEDDEEFEDGEEEVELRRMTGATRTDVSPSAAGPSVVKANPPQPQQQTAPPPLPQRPIETLGVMATLANPQGPVRATTPVQFPSLTPTPTATAQASPVHFPTTTPVQFPNTNLVNFPSAEPPTQMTSDAASSQQNTDDKDGPKHVFSFSWLNNQK, from the exons ATGAATAAATCTCTGGGGTATTCACATTCCACAAAGCAAGACAGCAACATGGACAGCTTGGAGAAACAGCTTATTTGCCCCATCTGTTTGGAGATGTTTACCAAACCGGTGGTGATTCTCCCTTGTCAACACAACCTTTGTCGAAAATGTGCCCAAGATATTTTCCAG GCCTCAAACCCTTATCTATCGACCAGAGGAACCACGGTATCTTCAGGGGGACGTTTCCGCTGCCCGTCCTGCAGACATGAGGTGGTCCTGGACAGACATGGAGTCTATGGCCTGCAGAGGAACCTGCTGGTGGAGAATATCATTGACATGTACAAACAAGAACAGGAGTCCTCAAG CAGcaagcctgagcctgagcctgccaAGTGTGACCAGCCCATGTGTGAGGAGCATGAGGGTGAGAAGATCAACATCTACTGTGTGACGTGTGGTGTGCCCACCTGCTCTCTCTGCAAGGTGTTCGGAGCCCACAAAGACTGTGATGTGGCCCCACTCAACACTGTATTCAATAAGCAAAAG actgAGTTGACTGACTGTATAGCCATGCTAGTGGGGAACAACGACAGGATTCAAGGCATCATGAGTCAACTGGATGAGACCTGTAAGACAGTTGAG GAGAATGGCCGGAGGCAGAAATCCAAAGTGTGTGAAAGTTTCGATCACCTTTATGCCGTCCTGGAGGAGCGGAAAGGAGACATGACCCTGAAGATCAACGCAGAGCAACAGGAGAAACTGGACTATATAAACAGCCTCATGAGGAAGTATAGAGAGCACCTGGAGAACATGGCAAAGATTGTGGAGACAGGGATACAGACAATGGAGGAGTCAGAGATGGCTACTTTCCTGCAG ACTGCAAAGCCTCTTCTACAAAA GCTCATTGCAGGCACTAAcatctcccacctggacaaagtgGAGCGTGGCTATGACAACATGGATCACTACACAGCTAACTTTGAGCGGGAGAGGAGGGTACTGCTCACTATAGACTTTGTGAAAG ATGTTGAAGACGATGAAGAATTTGAAGATGGAGAAGAGGAAGTAGAATTGAGGCGGATGACAGGGGCGACCCGTACAGATGTCTCCCCCTCTGCTGCAGGGCCCTCTGTCGTTAAGGCCAACCCTCCACAGCCCCAGCAGCAGACAGCACCCCCACCACTTCCTCAGAGACCTATTGAGACCCTAGGTGTCATGGCTACCCTGGCCAACCCACAGGGCCCCGTCCGTGCCACAACCCCAGTACAATTCCCATCCCTAACCCCAACACCAACTGCCACCGCACAGGCCAGCCCAGTCCACTTCCCAACCACAACCCCTGTTCAGTTCCCAAACACAAATCTGGTTAACTTCCCATCAGCAGAGCCACCGACACAG
- the LOC139377315 gene encoding dnaJ homolog subfamily C member 5-like, with translation MSEPRQRSLSTSGESLYQVLGLEKGCTHDDIKKSYRKLALRYHPDKNPDNPETAEKFKELNSANSILSDITKRNIYDSYGSLGLYVAQQFGEENVNTYFMLSTWWAKGLFALCGVITGCYCCCCLCCCCNCCCGKLKPMHPGEGTDSYVSPEDLEEEIRHDKETDVDTPVVHQPTNASEKTQLIGDGHRSYT, from the exons ATGTCTGAACCAAGGCAGCGCTCTCTGTCCACCTCTGGAGAGTCTCTGTATCAAGTGCTTGGGCTAGAAAAAGGCTGTACCCATGATGACATCAAGAAGTCCTACAG AAAATTAGCTCTGAGGTACCACCCGGACAAGAACCCTGACAACCCAGAGACAGCAGAGAAATTCAAGGAGCTCAACAGCGCTAATTCCATTCTGTCAGACATCACCAAGAGAAACATTTATGACAGCTACGGCTCCCTTGGCCTTTATGTGGCCCAGCAGTTTGGAGAGGAGAATGTCAACACCTACTTCATGCTGTCTACCTGGTGGGCTAAG GGTCTCTTTGCCTTGTGTGGCGTGATAACGgggtgctactgctgctgctgcctgtgctgctgctgtaactGCTGCTGTGGAAAGTTGAAGCCCATGCACCCCGGAGAGGGAACAGACAGCTATGTCTCCCCTGAAGACCTGGAGGAGGAGATCCGCCACGACAAGGAGACTG ATGTGGACACTCCGGTTGTGCACCAGCCAACTAATGCCAGTGAAAAGACACAGTTGATTGGGGACGGCCACCGAAGTTACACCTGA